From one Gemella morbillorum genomic stretch:
- the nrdD gene encoding anaerobic ribonucleoside-triphosphate reductase — protein MQRSNFYSYTQKKLDLLTKNLLVIKRDGRVVKFDADKIYKAIEKAVKSVFGEKHSVNIDSIVDNVIIEIGNRFKDNIKIYELQNIVEHTLLTLGEEAIYEEYVGYRSMRDIERERSLDINVAIEKLVNRDENVVNENANKDSLVFNTHRDLTSGIVAKAIGLKMLPQHVANAHQKGEIHYHDLDYSPYQPLTNCCLIDFKEMLTKGFKIGNADVDSPKSIQTATAQMAQIIANVASSQYGGCSADRIDEVLAPFAKLNYEKNLKMASEWIESEEKQEQFAREKTKKDIYDAMQSLEYEINTLYSSQGQTPFTSLGFGLGEGYFEKEIQKAILKVRIAGLGKEKRTAIFPKLIFVIKEGLNLKPEDPNYDVKQLALECATQRMYPDVIMYDTLVKITGSCKTPMGCRSFLPAWRDENGELVESGRMNLGVVTLNLPRIALESNGDKELFWEIFKERLEVCKDALDYRAKRCGEAKPQNAPILYMHGAFGKRLKPDDRVKQLFDKQRATLSLGYIGLYEVASVFYGGEWEKNKEAKDFTLDIMKYMKQCVDKWTSEGDYWYSIYSTPSESLTDRFCRMDTEKFGMVENVTDKEYYTNSYHYDVRKNPTPFEKLDFEKDYPYYASGGFIHYCEYPVLKQNPKALEAVWDFAYDKVGYLGTNTPIDRCYNCNFEGEFEPTKKGFKCPECGNRDPKSCDVVKRTCGYLGNPQARPMIKGRHKEIVARVKHLK, from the coding sequence ATGCAAAGAAGTAATTTTTATTCTTATACACAGAAAAAGTTAGATTTGCTTACAAAAAATTTATTAGTTATAAAAAGAGATGGTCGCGTAGTAAAATTTGATGCTGATAAAATATACAAGGCTATTGAAAAAGCTGTTAAAAGTGTGTTTGGAGAGAAACATAGTGTTAATATAGATAGTATCGTAGATAATGTTATTATAGAAATCGGAAATAGATTTAAGGATAATATAAAAATTTACGAGCTTCAAAATATTGTTGAGCACACATTGTTAACATTGGGAGAAGAGGCTATTTATGAGGAATATGTAGGCTATCGTAGTATGCGTGATATAGAGCGTGAACGTAGTCTTGATATCAATGTCGCAATTGAAAAATTAGTGAATCGTGATGAAAATGTTGTTAACGAGAATGCTAATAAAGATAGTTTAGTATTCAATACACATAGAGATTTAACAAGCGGTATTGTAGCTAAAGCGATTGGTTTGAAAATGCTACCTCAACACGTAGCTAATGCCCACCAAAAAGGCGAAATCCATTATCATGACTTGGATTATTCTCCGTATCAACCATTGACAAACTGCTGTTTAATTGATTTTAAAGAAATGCTTACAAAAGGATTTAAAATTGGTAATGCAGATGTAGATAGTCCGAAAAGTATCCAAACAGCTACTGCTCAAATGGCGCAAATTATTGCAAACGTAGCATCAAGCCAATACGGAGGATGTAGTGCGGATAGAATAGATGAAGTGCTTGCTCCTTTTGCAAAACTTAACTATGAAAAAAATCTAAAGATGGCTAGCGAATGGATTGAAAGTGAAGAAAAACAAGAACAGTTCGCTCGTGAAAAAACTAAAAAAGATATTTATGATGCGATGCAATCACTAGAATATGAAATAAATACTTTATATTCTTCTCAAGGACAAACACCATTTACATCTTTAGGATTTGGTTTAGGTGAAGGATATTTCGAAAAAGAAATACAAAAGGCTATTTTAAAAGTTAGAATAGCAGGATTAGGAAAAGAAAAAAGAACGGCTATTTTCCCTAAATTAATCTTTGTAATAAAAGAAGGATTAAACTTAAAACCAGAAGATCCTAATTACGATGTAAAACAATTAGCATTAGAATGTGCTACACAAAGAATGTATCCAGACGTAATTATGTACGATACTTTAGTGAAAATAACAGGAAGCTGCAAAACGCCTATGGGTTGTCGTTCATTCTTACCTGCTTGGAGAGATGAAAATGGAGAACTTGTTGAGAGTGGCCGTATGAATCTAGGAGTTGTAACTCTAAATCTACCGCGTATTGCTCTTGAATCAAATGGGGATAAAGAGTTATTCTGGGAAATCTTTAAAGAGCGCTTAGAAGTATGTAAAGATGCTCTAGATTACAGAGCTAAAAGATGTGGAGAGGCGAAACCTCAAAATGCACCTATTCTTTATATGCATGGAGCTTTTGGGAAACGTCTAAAACCAGATGATAGAGTTAAACAACTTTTTGATAAACAAAGAGCGACATTATCTTTAGGATATATCGGCCTATACGAAGTTGCTAGTGTTTTCTATGGTGGAGAATGGGAAAAAAATAAAGAAGCTAAAGACTTCACATTAGACATTATGAAGTATATGAAACAATGCGTAGATAAATGGACTAGCGAAGGGGATTACTGGTATAGTATTTACTCTACACCAAGTGAGTCACTAACTGATAGGTTCTGCCGTATGGATACAGAGAAATTTGGTATGGTGGAAAATGTTACAGATAAAGAATACTATACAAACTCTTATCACTATGATGTTCGTAAAAACCCAACACCATTTGAAAAATTAGACTTTGAAAAAGATTATCCTTATTATGCAAGTGGTGGATTCATTCATTATTGTGAATATCCAGTGTTAAAACAAAATCCAAAAGCTCTTGAAGCGGTATGGGATTTTGCTTATGATAAAGTAGGGTATTTAGGAACTAATACACCAATAGACCGTTGCTATAACTGTAACTTTGAAGGTGAGTTTGAACCGACGAAAAAAGGTTTTAAATGTCCGGAATGTGGTAATAGAGATCCAAAAAGCTGTGATGTTGTAAAAAGAACATGTGGTTACTTAGGTAATCCACAAGCACGTCCTATGATAAAAGGGCGCCATAAAGAAATCGTAGCAAGGGTAAAACATTTAAAATAA
- a CDS encoding HIT family protein produces the protein MEKTIFEKIIDGEIPSYKIYEDEYVYSFLDVFPITKGHTLVIPKKHSRNILDCDPETAANIGRVLPKIANAVKEAYNCDGINIFQNNEEYAGQSVFHLHFHIVPRYKDKDTNFDNLEIAWPPQKLEPSDFEKIQESIVKNL, from the coding sequence ATGGAAAAAACTATTTTTGAAAAAATTATTGACGGTGAAATTCCTAGCTATAAAATTTATGAAGATGAGTATGTCTACAGCTTCTTAGATGTATTCCCAATTACAAAAGGTCACACATTAGTTATCCCAAAAAAACATAGCCGTAATATTTTGGATTGTGATCCTGAAACAGCAGCAAATATCGGACGTGTTCTTCCTAAAATTGCAAATGCCGTAAAAGAAGCTTACAATTGTGACGGTATTAATATTTTCCAAAATAATGAAGAATATGCTGGGCAAAGTGTTTTCCACCTTCATTTCCACATAGTTCCACGTTACAAAGACAAAGATACTAACTTTGACAATTTGGAAATCGCGTGGCCACCTCAAAAATTAGAACCTTCTGATTTTGAAAAAATTCAAGAAAGCATAGTTAAAAATCTATAA
- a CDS encoding purine-nucleoside phosphorylase — protein sequence MTYYNNIVETANYIKKYFNEPIDYAVVLGSGITLELEDQQELGYEAIPLFPGNKRANHVKGHANKLTFGKISGKNVLILNGRLHHYEGYSMKDVAFMTYVVKFLGAKGLFITNACGAINTDFSEGDIICLDDFISLVSDNPLRGENDPRLGERFVDMTTPFDPYLVENLNNSAEKLNIKLSQGTYGFFQGPYFETRAEIRAFKTMGCDLVGMSTVPEVIAANHAGLPVAVLACITNMATGVQERKHDHEHVLKTAQQISINLKQLLIETLKNLK from the coding sequence ATGACGTATTACAATAATATTGTTGAAACTGCAAATTATATTAAAAAGTATTTTAACGAGCCTATCGACTACGCGGTAGTTTTAGGTAGTGGTATTACACTTGAGCTAGAAGACCAACAAGAATTAGGTTATGAGGCTATCCCACTTTTCCCAGGAAATAAACGTGCTAACCATGTAAAAGGACACGCGAATAAACTTACTTTCGGAAAAATCTCTGGGAAAAATGTCCTTATTTTAAATGGTAGACTTCACCATTACGAAGGATATAGCATGAAAGATGTCGCTTTTATGACTTATGTTGTTAAGTTTTTAGGAGCTAAAGGATTATTTATTACTAATGCTTGTGGTGCTATTAATACTGATTTTAGCGAAGGAGATATTATTTGTCTTGATGACTTCATCTCACTTGTTAGCGATAATCCACTAAGAGGCGAAAATGATCCACGTCTTGGAGAAAGATTCGTTGATATGACTACTCCTTTCGATCCGTATTTAGTAGAAAATCTTAACAATTCTGCAGAAAAACTAAATATCAAATTATCTCAAGGTACTTATGGTTTCTTCCAAGGACCATACTTTGAAACACGTGCTGAGATTAGAGCATTCAAAACTATGGGATGCGATCTTGTAGGTATGTCTACTGTTCCAGAAGTTATTGCAGCCAACCATGCCGGACTCCCAGTAGCAGTTCTTGCTTGTATTACAAATATGGCAACAGGGGTTCAAGAAAGAAAACATGACCATGAGCATGTACTTAAAACAGCCCAACAAATTAGTATAAACCTTAAACAATTACTAATTGAAACACTAAAAAACTTAAAATAA
- a CDS encoding BMP family lipoprotein: MKKLRTLLTILITLSLVVVGCSSKSKNDNKTDNSKGYKIGIVTGEGGAKDKSFNQANVEAIQAWVKENGAKDPVVIETKTQSDLSSNVQNAAKVSDIISVAGYEFEKELTKISAQYKDKKFLYIDTFVEAPNIASLIFKEQEAGYLAGYAAALKSKTGKVGFIGGTKIPPVERFGIGFVQGAKAAKSDIKIMYNYSGTFSDTNKGKTLAATMYDSGADVIFVAAGNTGNGVISEAKERGVLDMSKGGEVNHWVVGVDKDQYEEGIFKGKDKDGKEVQKSVVLTSAVKNIEVAVTKILNEIKADKFQNGKHIFGIKENGVGIPKENPNLNDDIKGKLTKAIEELKSGKVEVVATGDELKAKGSVTNIEGEL; this comes from the coding sequence ATGAAAAAATTACGCACTCTATTAACAATTTTAATAACATTGTCACTTGTGGTTGTAGGATGTTCATCTAAGAGCAAGAATGACAATAAGACGGACAATTCAAAAGGATACAAAATAGGAATTGTTACTGGTGAAGGTGGAGCAAAAGATAAAAGCTTTAACCAAGCCAACGTAGAAGCGATTCAAGCATGGGTTAAAGAAAATGGAGCGAAAGATCCTGTTGTTATCGAAACTAAAACACAATCGGATTTATCATCTAATGTTCAAAATGCGGCGAAAGTTTCTGATATAATTTCAGTTGCAGGATATGAGTTTGAAAAAGAACTTACAAAAATTTCTGCACAATATAAAGACAAAAAATTCTTATATATTGATACTTTTGTAGAAGCGCCAAATATTGCATCGTTGATATTTAAAGAACAAGAAGCAGGATACCTAGCAGGATATGCAGCAGCATTAAAATCTAAAACTGGTAAAGTAGGATTTATCGGTGGAACAAAAATCCCACCAGTAGAAAGATTTGGTATTGGATTTGTTCAAGGAGCTAAAGCGGCTAAAAGTGATATTAAAATTATGTACAACTACAGTGGAACATTCTCAGATACAAACAAAGGTAAAACATTAGCGGCAACTATGTATGATTCTGGAGCAGATGTTATTTTCGTTGCGGCTGGTAACACAGGTAATGGAGTAATATCAGAAGCAAAAGAACGTGGGGTTCTTGATATGTCTAAAGGTGGAGAAGTTAATCACTGGGTTGTTGGTGTAGATAAAGACCAATACGAAGAAGGTATCTTCAAAGGAAAAGACAAAGACGGTAAAGAAGTTCAAAAATCTGTTGTTTTAACATCAGCTGTAAAAAATATTGAAGTAGCAGTTACTAAGATTTTAAATGAGATTAAAGCTGATAAATTCCAAAATGGTAAACATATATTTGGTATTAAAGAAAATGGAGTAGGCATTCCAAAAGAAAATCCAAATTTAAATGATGATATAAAAGGAAAATTAACTAAAGCAATCGAAGAGTTGAAATCAGGAAAAGTGGAAGTTGTAGCCACTGGAGACGAATTAAAAGCAAAAGGTTCAGTAACTAACATTGAAGGTGAGCTTTAA
- a CDS encoding BMP family lipoprotein, with product MKKVFSLIAVVLSAALIFVGCSSKSSNNNSSSDSKSDLKIGVVTDEGGAKDKSFNQSNVEAVQEWVQKNGGKALNPIETKNQSDIAANLQNASKAADVISLAGFYFEKELPKIADSFQDKKYIFIDGSVPNKNVESVLFAEQEAGYLAGYAAALQSKTGKVGFIGGAKIPAVIKFGLGFVQGAKAAKKDIKIVYNYSGSFNDTNKGKTLAATMFDAGADVIFVAAGGTGSGSIKEAQERATKDLKESGEVKHWIVGVDKDQYAEGVFKAKDKDGKDVEKSVILTSAVKRIDVAVKNILDSIKAGKFEGGTTKTFTIKEDGVGLPAQNPNLSDAIKAKIDAAVKDLKEGKVTVASEAAKITDKANIDGEL from the coding sequence ATGAAAAAGGTATTTTCGTTAATAGCAGTTGTTTTATCAGCAGCATTAATTTTCGTTGGATGTTCTTCTAAATCATCTAACAACAATTCTAGTTCAGATAGTAAATCTGACTTAAAAATCGGAGTTGTAACTGACGAAGGTGGAGCAAAAGATAAAAGTTTTAACCAAAGTAACGTAGAAGCTGTTCAAGAATGGGTTCAAAAAAATGGTGGTAAAGCTTTAAATCCAATTGAAACTAAAAACCAAAGTGATATTGCAGCTAACTTACAAAACGCTTCAAAAGCAGCAGACGTTATTTCTCTTGCTGGATTCTACTTTGAAAAAGAGTTACCAAAAATTGCAGATTCATTCCAAGATAAAAAATACATCTTTATCGATGGATCAGTACCTAACAAAAACGTAGAATCAGTATTATTCGCTGAACAAGAAGCAGGATACTTAGCAGGATATGCAGCAGCTCTTCAATCAAAAACTGGAAAAGTTGGATTCATCGGTGGAGCTAAAATCCCAGCGGTAATCAAATTCGGTTTAGGATTTGTACAAGGTGCTAAAGCAGCTAAAAAAGATATCAAAATCGTTTATAACTACAGTGGTTCATTCAATGATACTAACAAAGGTAAAACTTTAGCAGCTACAATGTTTGACGCTGGAGCAGACGTTATCTTCGTTGCAGCTGGTGGAACTGGAAGTGGATCAATCAAAGAAGCTCAAGAAAGAGCTACTAAAGATCTAAAAGAAAGCGGAGAAGTTAAACACTGGATCGTTGGTGTAGACAAAGACCAATATGCAGAAGGTGTATTCAAAGCTAAAGATAAAGATGGAAAAGATGTAGAGAAATCTGTAATCTTAACTTCAGCTGTTAAACGTATTGACGTAGCAGTTAAAAACATCTTAGATTCAATCAAAGCTGGTAAATTTGAAGGTGGAACTACTAAAACATTCACAATCAAAGAAGACGGTGTAGGACTTCCAGCACAAAATCCAAACTTAAGTGATGCAATTAAAGCTAAAATCGATGCAGCTGTTAAAGATCTTAAAGAAGGTAAAGTAACAGTAGCATCAGAAGCTGCTAAAATAACAGATAAAGCTAATATTGACGGAGAACTATAA